The following proteins are encoded in a genomic region of Acipenser ruthenus chromosome 4, fAciRut3.2 maternal haplotype, whole genome shotgun sequence:
- the LOC117399674 gene encoding nucleolar protein 7-like: MATKQRGGVDVRRKKKRNIDVKAIVDLGADYSDDDDDDDAPEEVTFEKAKADAVRSMRNALDTIKRDKELLKEKRRKRQELFQQQKKRKLLSEDTLEEIELAYTKKGKTLDSEEQEKEESEEDEESEDEEEVVNARLKESYKAVRLKDQIDANARQESASDFIKSRLYGPGTNRTTTNHMLSLKNKTGMNKTAAVQFVDKKWGSEKKGEAEKFKKRWINNQNMVAK; encoded by the exons ATGGCGACGAAACAGCGTGGAGGAGTTGATGtaagaaggaaaaagaaaaggaatataGATGTGAAGGCAATTGTGGACTTGGGAGCTGATTACAGCGACgacgacgatgatgatgatgctcCTGAAGAAGTTACCTTTGAAAAAGCTAAAGCGGATGCTGTACGGAGCATGAGGAACGCCCTGGATACTATCAAGAG AGACAAGGAGCTGTTGAaagaaaagagaagaaagagACAGGAGCTATTTCAACAGCAAAAG AAAAGAAAGTTACTCTCTGAAGATACTCTGGAAGAGATTGAATTGGCATATACCAA AAAAGGCAAGACTTTGGATTCAGAAGAGCAAG AAAAAGAAGAGAGTGAAGAGGACGAGGAGTCAGAAGACGAAGAGGAGGTGGTTAATGCCAG GCTAAAGGAAAGCTATAAGGCTGTAAGACTCAAGGACCAAATTGATGCAAATGCCAGACAAGAAAGCGCAAGTGATTTTATAAAATCTCGTCTCTATGGACCAGGAACCAACAGAAccacaa CAAACCACATGCTctcacttaaaaacaaaacagggatgAACAAAACAGCAGCTGTACAGTTTGTCGACAAAAAATGGG gGTCAGAGAAGAAAGGAGAAGCTGAGAAGTTTAAAAAGAGGTGGATTAACAACCAGAACATGGTTGCTAAGTGA